The genomic DNA CAGGGTGGACAGCCACTGCGCCAGCCCCGCCTGGTCCAGCTCGGTGCCCAGCTGCGACAGCCAGCTGTTCAGATCGGTGTCGACGTTTTCCAGGTACAGCAGCTGGCGGCTCAGCGGAAACAGGTTCAGCCCGGCGGAGCGGATACGGGCCAGCTCAACGCGCAGGTTCTTGCGGGCCTCGGGGGTGTTCCACAGCAGATCGGCCAGCCGTTCACGGTGCTGGGGCAACTTCTCGATGGTCAGGTACGTGATCAGCGCCACTGCCTTGGCCGACAACGGCACCGGGCGACCGTTGTAGGTGACGTGGGCATGTCCCAGCAGATGTACGGTGAGCATGGCTAAACTCCGTGCGAGGTGATGGGCAGGGGCCGATCATCGCCGTGGAACAGCCCGGCGAATGGGGGCTGTGCCGGGGGACAGGGGCAAAGGCGGGGCAACATGGCTGTCTTCATTTCCTGCTCGCAGGGTCCCAGTCTGCGACCCAGCATAGCCTGGGATTCTTGAGTCTCGTTAATTATCTCTCATTTGCCATCAGCTTGAGGTCAGATTCTGGCCGATTCGGCCCGGTGACGTGCTTTTCTGGTGAAAAAGGAGCGCTCGCGCCGGAATTTATGTTAATCCTGGGGTTCTGGCAGGGAACTTACAGACCCTGTTTACGGTTCTGAAACGCAGGCTTGGCAACACTCCGGCACATATGGGGCCAGCGCGCCCGCTACAGTGGCCCGGTAGAGTGGATGGGCAGCCGGCAGCAGTCGGGCGCGGCACGAAGGAAGACTTATGAAAAAAGCACTGATCACAGGCATCACCGGACAGGACGGCAGTTATCTCAGCGAACTGCTGCTGGACAAAGGCTACGAGGTTCACGGCGTGATTCGCCGGGCCAGCACCTTCAACACCGAGCGCATCGATCACCTGTACCACGATCCGCACGACCCCGACGCCCGGCTGTTCCTGCATTACGGTGACCTCGCCGACGCCTCGGGCATTCGCGCCCTGCTGGAAAAGGTGCAGCCCGACGAGGTCTACAACCTGGGCGCGCAGTCGCACGTCAAGGTCAGCTATGACCAGGCCGAGTACACCGCCGACGTGACCGGGCTGGGTACGCTGAGACTGCTGGAAGCCATTCGCGACGTGGGTGGACGCACCGGCAACCCCATGCGCTTTTACCAGGCGTCCAGCAGCGAGATGTTCGGCGCGGCCCCGCCCCCGCAGGGCTTGCACACCCCGTTCCATCCGCGCAGCCCCTACGCGGTGGCCAAGGTCTACGCGTACTGGCAGACCGTCAACCACCGCGAGGCGTATGACCTGTACGCCTGCAACGGCATCCTGTTCAACCACGAGAGCCCCCGGCGCGGCGAGACTTTCGTGACCCGCAAGATCACCCGCGCGGTGGGCCGCATCAAGATGGGCCTGCAGAAGAAGCTGTACCTGGGCAACCTGGACGCCAAGCGCGACTGGGGCCACGCCCGCGACTACGTGGAAGCCATGTGGATGATGCTGCAGCAGGACGCCCCGCGCGACTACTGCATCGCCACCGGCGAGGCCTACAGCGTGCGCGAATTTGCCGAGCGGGCCTTCGCGCTGGCCGGGCTGAACCACGAGGACTACGTGGAGATCGACCCCCGCTACTTCCGCCCCGCCGAGGTCGATTACCTGCTGGGCGACGCCGCCGAGACCCGCGAGAAGCTGGGCTGGACCCCCAAAACCACCTTCGAGGAATTGGTCCGCGAGATGGTGGAGCACGACCTGGAACTGGCCCGCCAGGAGCGCACCCTGCGCGAGGCGGGCCACACGGTGGCGCTGAAGGGAGCCGGGGCGTTCTGATGCGCCTCACAGACCGCATCTACGTGGCCGGGCACGGCGGCCTGGTCGGCAGCGCGCTGCTCCGGCGCCTGAAAGCCGACGGCTACAGCAACGTCTTGACCTGCAGCAGCCGCGAGCTGGACCTGCGCGATCAGGGGGCGGCCCTGGCTTTTTTTGAGACTGAGCGCCCGCAGTACGTGTTCCTGGCGGCGGCCAAGGTGGGCGGCATCCACGCCAACAGCACCCGCCCCGCCGAGTTCCTCTACGACAACCTGATGATCGCCGCCAACGTGATCCACGCGGCCCACGTGACCGGCGTAGAGAAGCTGCTAAACCTGGGCTCCACCTGCATCTACCCGCGCGACGCGGCCCAGCCGCTGCGCGAGGACGCCCTGTTGACCGGGCCGCTGGAAGACACCAACCGCGCCTACGCGGTGGCGAAAATCGCCGCCATTGAGCTGTGCGACCAGTACCGCGCGCAGTACGGCGACGATTTCGTCTCGGCCATGCCCACCAACCTGTACGGGCCGGGGGACAATTTCGACCTGATGGGCAGCCACGTGTTGCCCGCGCTGATCCGCAAGATGGTGGACGCCCGCGAGGCCGGCGCGCCCACCGTCAGCGTGTGGGGCAGCGGCACACCTCTGCGCGAATTCCTGCACGTCGATGATCTGGCCGACGCCTGCCTCTTCCTGATGAAGAATGTTTCCGAGCCGGGACCGATCAACGTGGGCACCGGCCAGGACCTGAGCATCCGCGAGGTGGCCGAGCAGATTCGCGCCGTGGTGGGCTACACAGGCGAACTGGCCTTCGACGCCAGCAAGCCCGACGGCACGCCGCGCAAGATCACGGACGTCAGCCGCATCCACGCGCTGGGCTGGCACCACCGCATCGCCCTGGACGAGGGCCTGCGCAGCACCGTGGAGTGGTATCTGGCCCACCGCGGTCAGGTGCGCGGCGAGGCCGTGGCCGGGTAGAACTGGCCCGCCACGCAGCGCGAAGAACAGTGGTCCGTCTTCCCAATGGGAAGGCGGACCACTGCCTTGCCGGCAGTCCAGGGTCTAGCGAACGTTCAGGGTCAGGCGGGCGCCGGGGGCATCGCTGGCGTCCGCCCCTGCCGGGCGAATCTCGTAGGTGACGCTGACGGCCTGTCCGGCGCGGACACCGGGATTGCTGGTAAAGCTCCAGCCGCAGCCCGCACCCACCGGCACCGTCTTGCGGCCCACGGTGCGGTCGCCCCGCTTGACGGTCACGATGTAGGCGTCCCCGCTGCCCTGGCCCCCAAAGCGGTACGGCGCGGTGACGGTCTCACCGTCGTTCAGGCTGATGCTCAGCGGCTGCGTGCAGGCGGCCCCCTGGGCGTTGGTGGCGGCCTCTACCGTGACGGGGACGGTCGCCACCTCGTCGCCCACCGCCGAGCGGATCACGTAGGTTTTTTCGCCCTCGCCGGGAGCGGGCACCGCACGGGTCCAGGCGCCGTCCGCGCCCACCGTGAAGCGGCCGATGCTGACGCCGTCCTCCAGCACCTCGAAACTCTGGCCCGGCGTGCCCGTGCCCGACAGCGTGAAGCCCGCACCGGACACCTGTGCGCCGCTGGCCGGACGGTCGACGCTCAGGTCTGCCGCGCTGCCTGCATCTGCCGAAGTGGCGGGCACGGTGTCTGGCGTGGCCGTGGTCTCCGGCGCCGCCGCATCTGCCCCGCCCGTTCCAGCGGGGACGGTGTTTCCGGCTGCCGTGGGATCAGGGGCAGCAGCGTCTGCCTCATCCACCACGACGTTCAGCACGGCCATCTCCCCGCCCGCCCCATTCCTGAGCGTGTAGGTCTGCGGTCCCGTGGGGGCCTCCTGCACGTCCAGACTCCAGGTGCCATCGGGGCCGATGGTGGCGCGGCCGACCGGGCTGTCGCCCAGGAACACCTCCACGTCCTCCCCGGCCGGGCCGGTGCCGCGCAGCGCAAAGCCGCCCGCCGGCACACTCGCGCCGCTGGGCGGAGCAGTAAAGACCGGCTGCACGGGCATGCCGGGCATGGCCCCGCCGCTGGTGGCGTCCGGCGTGGTGCCGGCCCCAGAGGTGGGCGCGGCGCTGGGTGCCGTCTCGGGCACAGGGGTGACTGGAGGGGCAGACTGGCGGTTTTGCACCAGCCAGCAGCCGCCCAGCAGCAGCACCAGCAGCAGCGGAATCAGCCACAGCGGCAGGCTGCCGCGCCTGCGGGCCGGTGGGGGTGGGGGCGCGGCAGGCGTCTCGAAACGGGCGGGCCGGGGCGGCTTGAGGGGGGAGGGTTTGGGCGACGCCGAAGCGGGCGGACCCTGCCGCACGGTGGCGCGGGGCGTGGTCTGCACAGCGCTGGACACCGCGCCGGGCAGCGGCGTCCCGCTGGTCAGGCTGGCGATCAGCACCCCCAGGCTGGAGAAGCCGGGCGGCAGCGCCCCTTTCAGGCCGTCGGCCAGCCCGCCCCAGGGCACGGCACCCAGGCCGCCTGGATGGGCACGGGTCAGGACCGACAGCACCAGCGGGGTCAGCAGGGCCAGCAGGCGGCGCGAGCTGTCGCCGCTGCCGCCCAGCGCGCTGCCCAGCCGTCCGGTCACCGCATTCACGTCCCCGAACAGCGAGGCCAGCAGCCCGCGCCCCTGGCCCTCGATGCGGGCCACCTCCACCGGGCTGTCCAGCAGCGCGGTGTTGACCTGCCCGTCGTCCGAGGTGAGGGGCGCGAAGGGCCGGGCCAGCGTGTCCAGGTTGCCCCCAGCGCCGGCCTTGCCTGCCAGCGCCGCCAGCACCACCGGCAACGCGGCCAGGGCGGCCTGCTTGCGAACGCCACCACCGAAACCAGCCACCGCACCGATCTGCTGTCCCACCGCGCCGCCGAAGCGCGTCTGGAGATGCTTCAGCAGCCCTTGCGGGGTGCTGGGGTCCGGCGGGGCGGTGGGGGCTGCGTCCACAGGGACAGCCGAGGCCGGCGGCTCGGGCGCCTCCACCGGAACCTCCGGCGTCTCCATGACCTCTGATGCGAGCGGCATGGACTCTGACGCAGGTGGCTCCGGCACCACGGGCAGGGGCTCCACAGGAGTCCCTTCGGCGGGCACGGCCTCCGCACCCTCCGGTTCCAGGGGAGGCGCCGCGTCCGCTGCTCCTGCCGGCGGCTCATTGAAGGCTGTCGCCGCCTTGGCCGGCTCCGGACCCTCCAGATCCAGCAGCATCGGCGCCACATTCCCCGCCTTCAGGCCGCGCTGCCCCAGGGCACTCAGCAGCAGCGGCAGCGCCAGTTGCAGGAGGGCCTGAACCCTGGCCGGGTCCGCCCCCGTCTGGGCGGCCACCTGTGCGGGCAGGCCGTCGGCGGCCTCGCCCAGCAGCGCCGGAACCAGCATTTCTCCGGCCTGTTGCAGGTGGTCCGCGCCGCCCGATTCTTCCAGTGCCCCGGCCACGCTGCCAAAGGGAGGCAACGCCGCCACCGTTTCGGCGATCATGGCCTCGCCTTCGGGTGTCCGCGCCGAGTGGGCCAGCGCCCGCAGTTGCAGGGGCAGTCCAGCTTCAAGCACTTGCCCGGCCAGTTCCGGCTCCAGGCCTACCAGCGGCGCCAGCCGGGCCACCGCGTCGGGGTCAAAGTAGGATTGAATCAGATCGGTTGCATTGATGGACATTTCCCACAGCATAGGGTGAAGGGCCAGAGAGCGCGGCGCGCGGCTGAATTGGGCAACCGTCCGGCGGAAGGCACCTTCGCCAGCGGCGGTCCATCTCACCAACCCAGGCTCAACGTTCATTCCCACGCTTGAAGTTGCCAGTCACGCGCGCCATCAGCAGCTGTGCCGCGTGATCCTCCAGCCCATCCACCCGTCTCAGGAACCGCTCGGCGTCGCGGCCCGCCAGCGTGGTCACGGGCCGCCCGTAGTGCGACACGATCACCCGCCCATCTTTTAGCGCGCGGTAGTCAAAACGTCCGTCCAGCAGTTCGCCGCGCGCGTCTTCCGTCATTCCAGGGGGACGCTGGGGTGCGAACCCTCGACGACTTCCAGCCGGTTGCCGAAGATGTCCTTGAGAAACACGCGCGGCACGCCCGCCTCGGCGTCGGAGGTATGGGCAATGCCGTGCGCGTCGCAGTGCGCCACGAACGCGCCGATGTCATCGCAGCGCAGCGCCGGATGCCCCTTCTCGCGCGGCACGAAGTCGGGGGCCACGCCCACGTGTAGCTGTCGCCCATCGGGCAGGGCGAACCATACGCCGCCGTTCTTCTCCAGCGCGGCAGGCTTACGAAGCTCCGGCAGGCCCAGGAAATCGCCGTAAAAGGCGCGGGCGTCGGCCTCGCACCCGGCGGGGGCTTCCACCTGAAAGTGATCAAGTCCGGTGATCAGGGTAGGCATACAAGAAAGCGTAGCAAGCAGAGTCGCCCCTGTTTGCTACTCCTCCAGGGACAACACGTCGAGACTACGCCTGCGCGGCCCCCTCTCCCCCACCCTGGGCCGGAGGATCAAAGTCATCGCGCGCCCGCACCACCAGGGTCAGGATGTCGTAGGTGGCGACGAGTTCATCATTCTGGTTGGTGATCTCGGCGCGCCACTCCACCACCCCGGTGGGCTGCTTGTCGTCCGGGCGCAGGTCTTTGCGGATCTTGCGCTTGCAGGTCAGGCGGGTGCGGATGGTGTCGCCGATGCCCACCGGCTCCACGAAACGCAGGTTCTCCAGCCCGTAGTTCGCCAGCACCGGCCCCGGCGCGGGCGAGACGAACATGCCGGCGGCGGCGGAAATCAGGAAATAACCGTGTGCCACCCGTTTGCCGAAGATGCCTTCCTTGGCGCCGATCTCGTCCACATGCGCGTAAAAGTGATCGCCGGTCAGGCCCGCGAAGTTCACGATGTCGGCCTCGGTG from Deinococcus radiopugnans ATCC 19172 includes the following:
- the gmd gene encoding GDP-mannose 4,6-dehydratase — its product is MKKALITGITGQDGSYLSELLLDKGYEVHGVIRRASTFNTERIDHLYHDPHDPDARLFLHYGDLADASGIRALLEKVQPDEVYNLGAQSHVKVSYDQAEYTADVTGLGTLRLLEAIRDVGGRTGNPMRFYQASSSEMFGAAPPPQGLHTPFHPRSPYAVAKVYAYWQTVNHREAYDLYACNGILFNHESPRRGETFVTRKITRAVGRIKMGLQKKLYLGNLDAKRDWGHARDYVEAMWMMLQQDAPRDYCIATGEAYSVREFAERAFALAGLNHEDYVEIDPRYFRPAEVDYLLGDAAETREKLGWTPKTTFEELVREMVEHDLELARQERTLREAGHTVALKGAGAF
- a CDS encoding GDP-L-fucose synthase family protein — translated: MRLTDRIYVAGHGGLVGSALLRRLKADGYSNVLTCSSRELDLRDQGAALAFFETERPQYVFLAAAKVGGIHANSTRPAEFLYDNLMIAANVIHAAHVTGVEKLLNLGSTCIYPRDAAQPLREDALLTGPLEDTNRAYAVAKIAAIELCDQYRAQYGDDFVSAMPTNLYGPGDNFDLMGSHVLPALIRKMVDAREAGAPTVSVWGSGTPLREFLHVDDLADACLFLMKNVSEPGPINVGTGQDLSIREVAEQIRAVVGYTGELAFDASKPDGTPRKITDVSRIHALGWHHRIALDEGLRSTVEWYLAHRGQVRGEAVAG
- a CDS encoding DUF937 domain-containing protein — translated: MSINATDLIQSYFDPDAVARLAPLVGLEPELAGQVLEAGLPLQLRALAHSARTPEGEAMIAETVAALPPFGSVAGALEESGGADHLQQAGEMLVPALLGEAADGLPAQVAAQTGADPARVQALLQLALPLLLSALGQRGLKAGNVAPMLLDLEGPEPAKAATAFNEPPAGAADAAPPLEPEGAEAVPAEGTPVEPLPVVPEPPASESMPLASEVMETPEVPVEAPEPPASAVPVDAAPTAPPDPSTPQGLLKHLQTRFGGAVGQQIGAVAGFGGGVRKQAALAALPVVLAALAGKAGAGGNLDTLARPFAPLTSDDGQVNTALLDSPVEVARIEGQGRGLLASLFGDVNAVTGRLGSALGGSGDSSRRLLALLTPLVLSVLTRAHPGGLGAVPWGGLADGLKGALPPGFSSLGVLIASLTSGTPLPGAVSSAVQTTPRATVRQGPPASASPKPSPLKPPRPARFETPAAPPPPPARRRGSLPLWLIPLLLVLLLGGCWLVQNRQSAPPVTPVPETAPSAAPTSGAGTTPDATSGGAMPGMPVQPVFTAPPSGASVPAGGFALRGTGPAGEDVEVFLGDSPVGRATIGPDGTWSLDVQEAPTGPQTYTLRNGAGGEMAVLNVVVDEADAAAPDPTAAGNTVPAGTGGADAAAPETTATPDTVPATSADAGSAADLSVDRPASGAQVSGAGFTLSGTGTPGQSFEVLEDGVSIGRFTVGADGAWTRAVPAPGEGEKTYVIRSAVGDEVATVPVTVEAATNAQGAACTQPLSISLNDGETVTAPYRFGGQGSGDAYIVTVKRGDRTVGRKTVPVGAGCGWSFTSNPGVRAGQAVSVTYEIRPAGADASDAPGARLTLNVR
- a CDS encoding glyoxalase encodes the protein MPTLITGLDHFQVEAPAGCEADARAFYGDFLGLPELRKPAALEKNGGVWFALPDGRQLHVGVAPDFVPREKGHPALRCDDIGAFVAHCDAHGIAHTSDAEAGVPRVFLKDIFGNRLEVVEGSHPSVPLE